From the genome of Thermoflexus hugenholtzii, one region includes:
- a CDS encoding GAF domain-containing protein produces the protein MVSLDWGSWPLRWKFLAGFVLVVLVSVVGTVEIAGRLLANALQRRIVEEFQGVAQTQRAALEKELWHQVESLSAGAEEETLISEAVAHSARYADPLLRAYAVQQEELLWRLQPDSSLRRQILQGPAAARLRALRDRLTGHLHLLLTDAHGILVAATEPPRAYRFDREPWWQAAWSQGRGAPYISTLQFDEDLQTTVVYLAVPIYRRDTHQAVGVLRSAYGASQIFGILSQFRIGRTGRALLLDRDGAILMDPIGLLHREQRVTDLGLKPEDLARPEGTVFTRDWLIAYSRVGPGIAHRLPALEERGWMLAVVQSEDEALAPVERLGRQVLLWTVVLGLLAVGLAYVASASLTRPLRELTEAAQQMGAGRLNVRVPVTSRDELGVLAETFNAMAVRLQDLYQNLERRVQERTHQLQTAAEMGRLIASTLDLNELLRTAVNLIRDRLGYYHASVFLIEESGRWAVLQESTGEVGRKLKERGHRLEVGGRSLIGWVTANGRPRVAQRTAEDPIHLKNELLPETRSEAAFPLKIGDRIIGALDVQSTLEEAFDPGALSVLQILADQLAVAIENARLYQQAQAALEETQALYQAARDLTAATTIEGAARALLAHLPVQGVDRYVLAMAEDPEAQGEERVLQARLIWDRERGLFTEPRRYTAAELPIIARELTREPIFVPDVATDPWLDETSRAFYLRHRVRSIAFFPLWAGDVFWGWLIAQGVQRPLELDGRTVRRLQALADTAAVVFQNRRLFELLEQRLREQALLYEVAASLAEASGPVELLTRICRAFTLGLGATSAYVNRESSDGQGFFVMSEFYAPEAMPEERISDVGAYYRYEDYPLYAQMRWTRQPVVLRRSELEARGAPEAQLLARYGGRTVLLLPLLVGEQYYGHVEIWDSRRERWFSGEEIRLATTLAHSAALALQRQGLFEEAARRARLLQAAAEVSRITATILDPDRLMAEAVERIRERFDYYYVGWFVPDAEGRWMVLAAGTGEPGRIMKERGHRLEIGGQSMVGWAAAHRRARIALDVGAEPVRFANPLLPLTRSEIALPMLVRGELVGVLDIQSEQPAAFTEEDIQALQVMADQLATAWQNARLYAQAQAQAEELATLHRLALEFSRSLNLTEILEAVCRAYVEVLGADHSGAALWEKGRDVGTVVAEYPAQGFIGVQIQIDNAFTRQAMETGQPQWALDVLRDERLEATGPLLAGLGIRSIAIVPLVARGQVIATVGLDYVRAHHAFTPEELRLAQTIAQQAAVALENALLYEEAQRQARRIQTAAEIARIVVSVLDVEELLQQAVDLIRQRFDYYYVGAFLVDPSGEWAVLRAGTGEAGRRMVAQGHRLRVGGESMIGQACARRQPVIAQDVSEAEARYVNPLLPDTRAEMALPLIVGDRVLGALTIQADRPHAFSPQDLAVLGIVADSLAVALQNAMLYEEQKRTAERLRELDRLKTQFIANMSHELRTPLNSIIGFSRVILKGIDGPLTEAQRQDLTAIYNAGQHLLGLINDILDLSKIEAGRMELQFSEVDMREIIRGVMSTAVGLTRDKPIELRQEVPEDLSPVWADAQRARQVLLNLVSNAAKFTDQGFIAVRAWADESFVTIAVQDTGIGIPREKQEEIFQEFTQVESGTTRRYGGTGLGLAIARRLVELMGGRIWVESEVGKGSTFFFTLPRARPRLAGEPRPGRPVILCIDDDPGVITLYRRYLEKHGFEVVGLTDPREALETARRLRPDAITLDIMMPQKDGWTVLQELKADPQTRAIPVIICSILDERGQGFSLGAAEYLVKPFTEEELLEAIQRVDGRPRPLKVLVIDDSEGDRQLIRRVLENAGGYHVLEAANGPEGVALARRERPDLVILDLMMPEMDGFAVVEALREDPSTRSLPILVLTAKALTEEDRRRLNGRIERLLQKAGADPEALLAEILEVVRRARHPSGAPAES, from the coding sequence TATGCCGTTCAGCAGGAGGAGCTCCTCTGGCGACTCCAGCCCGATTCCAGCCTGCGCCGACAGATCCTCCAGGGTCCGGCCGCCGCCCGGCTCCGCGCCCTCCGGGATCGTCTCACCGGCCACCTGCACCTGCTCCTCACCGATGCCCACGGGATCCTGGTCGCGGCCACGGAGCCTCCTCGCGCCTATCGCTTTGATCGGGAGCCATGGTGGCAGGCGGCCTGGAGTCAGGGACGGGGCGCGCCGTATATCAGCACCCTCCAGTTCGACGAGGACCTCCAGACCACAGTGGTCTACCTGGCGGTTCCCATCTACCGCCGGGATACTCATCAGGCGGTCGGGGTGTTGCGCAGCGCCTATGGCGCCTCGCAGATCTTCGGGATCCTCAGCCAGTTCCGGATCGGACGCACCGGACGGGCGCTGTTGCTGGATCGGGATGGGGCGATCCTGATGGACCCCATCGGGTTGTTGCATCGGGAGCAGCGGGTCACGGATCTCGGGCTCAAGCCGGAGGATCTCGCCCGGCCGGAAGGCACCGTGTTCACCCGGGACTGGCTCATCGCCTACAGCCGGGTGGGACCGGGGATCGCCCACCGGCTTCCTGCCCTGGAGGAGCGGGGCTGGATGCTGGCCGTGGTGCAAAGCGAGGATGAGGCCCTGGCGCCGGTGGAGCGGCTGGGACGCCAGGTCTTGCTCTGGACGGTGGTCCTGGGTCTTCTTGCGGTGGGCCTGGCTTATGTCGCCTCTGCCTCTCTCACCCGCCCCCTCCGGGAGCTGACGGAGGCCGCCCAGCAGATGGGAGCCGGCCGGCTGAACGTCCGGGTCCCGGTGACCTCCCGGGACGAGCTGGGGGTGCTGGCGGAGACCTTCAACGCGATGGCCGTTCGGCTCCAGGATCTCTATCAAAACCTGGAGCGCCGGGTGCAGGAGCGGACCCATCAGCTGCAGACGGCGGCGGAGATGGGCCGCCTCATCGCCTCCACCCTGGACCTGAACGAGCTGCTCCGGACGGCGGTGAACCTGATCCGGGATCGCCTGGGCTACTACCATGCCTCGGTGTTCCTGATCGAGGAGAGCGGCCGGTGGGCGGTCCTGCAGGAGTCCACCGGCGAGGTCGGGCGAAAGCTGAAAGAGCGAGGCCACCGGCTGGAGGTGGGGGGGCGGAGCCTGATCGGCTGGGTGACGGCGAACGGGCGGCCCCGGGTGGCCCAGCGGACCGCGGAGGATCCGATTCATTTGAAGAACGAGCTGCTCCCGGAGACCCGATCCGAGGCCGCTTTCCCGCTGAAGATCGGGGATCGCATCATCGGGGCCCTGGATGTTCAGAGCACGCTGGAGGAGGCGTTCGACCCCGGGGCCCTCTCGGTGCTGCAGATCCTGGCGGACCAGCTGGCGGTGGCCATTGAGAACGCCCGGCTCTATCAGCAGGCCCAGGCGGCCCTGGAGGAGACCCAGGCGCTGTATCAGGCCGCTCGGGATCTGACGGCCGCGACGACCATCGAGGGGGCGGCCCGGGCCTTGCTGGCCCACCTTCCGGTCCAGGGGGTGGATCGGTATGTGCTGGCCATGGCGGAGGATCCGGAAGCTCAAGGGGAGGAACGAGTCCTCCAGGCCCGGCTGATCTGGGATCGAGAGCGGGGGCTTTTCACAGAGCCCCGACGCTATACGGCCGCCGAGCTGCCGATCATCGCCCGGGAGCTCACCCGGGAGCCCATCTTCGTCCCCGATGTGGCCACCGATCCGTGGCTGGACGAGACCAGCCGTGCGTTCTACCTCCGGCATCGCGTGCGTTCCATCGCCTTCTTCCCCCTCTGGGCCGGCGATGTCTTCTGGGGCTGGCTGATCGCCCAGGGGGTCCAGCGGCCCCTGGAGCTCGACGGGCGGACGGTTCGCCGGTTGCAGGCCCTCGCCGACACGGCGGCGGTGGTGTTCCAGAACCGTCGTCTCTTCGAGCTGCTGGAGCAACGGCTGCGGGAGCAGGCCTTGCTCTACGAAGTCGCCGCCTCCCTCGCGGAGGCCTCCGGGCCGGTGGAGCTGCTGACCCGGATCTGTCGGGCCTTCACCCTCGGTCTGGGCGCAACCAGCGCGTATGTGAACCGGGAGTCCTCCGATGGACAGGGCTTCTTCGTCATGAGCGAGTTCTATGCCCCGGAAGCCATGCCGGAGGAGCGCATCTCCGATGTGGGCGCCTATTATCGTTACGAGGACTATCCGCTCTACGCTCAGATGCGATGGACGCGGCAGCCGGTGGTGCTCCGGCGGAGCGAGCTGGAGGCGCGAGGCGCCCCGGAGGCGCAGCTCCTGGCGCGATATGGCGGCCGGACCGTGTTGTTGCTCCCTCTGCTGGTCGGCGAACAGTATTACGGGCACGTGGAGATCTGGGACAGCCGGCGGGAGCGCTGGTTCTCCGGGGAGGAGATCCGGCTGGCCACCACCCTGGCTCACAGCGCGGCCCTGGCCCTCCAGCGCCAGGGGCTCTTCGAGGAAGCCGCTCGCCGGGCCCGCCTGCTGCAGGCGGCGGCGGAGGTCAGCCGCATCACGGCCACCATCCTGGATCCGGACCGTCTGATGGCGGAGGCCGTCGAGCGGATCCGGGAGCGCTTCGATTATTACTATGTCGGCTGGTTCGTCCCCGATGCGGAGGGCCGGTGGATGGTGCTGGCTGCCGGCACCGGGGAGCCCGGCCGGATCATGAAAGAACGGGGCCACCGGCTGGAGATCGGCGGGCAATCGATGGTCGGCTGGGCGGCGGCCCACCGGCGGGCCCGCATCGCGCTGGATGTGGGCGCGGAGCCGGTGCGCTTCGCCAACCCCCTCCTTCCCCTCACCCGCTCGGAGATCGCCCTGCCGATGCTCGTGCGCGGGGAGCTGGTCGGGGTCCTGGACATCCAGTCTGAACAGCCGGCTGCCTTCACCGAAGAGGACATCCAGGCCCTCCAGGTGATGGCGGATCAGCTGGCCACCGCCTGGCAGAACGCCCGGCTCTACGCCCAGGCCCAGGCGCAAGCGGAGGAGCTGGCCACCCTCCACCGCCTGGCCCTGGAGTTCTCCCGTTCCCTGAACCTGACCGAGATCCTGGAGGCCGTGTGCCGGGCCTATGTGGAGGTGCTGGGGGCGGACCATAGCGGCGCGGCGCTGTGGGAGAAAGGCCGGGATGTCGGGACGGTGGTGGCGGAGTATCCGGCCCAGGGCTTCATTGGGGTCCAAATCCAGATCGACAACGCTTTTACCCGGCAGGCGATGGAGACCGGACAACCCCAGTGGGCGCTGGATGTTCTCCGGGACGAGCGGCTGGAGGCCACCGGGCCTCTGCTGGCCGGTCTGGGGATCCGTTCCATCGCCATCGTCCCGCTGGTGGCCCGGGGCCAGGTGATCGCCACGGTGGGCCTGGATTATGTGCGGGCCCACCATGCCTTCACGCCCGAGGAGCTGCGTCTGGCTCAGACCATCGCCCAGCAGGCCGCCGTCGCCCTGGAGAACGCCCTGTTGTATGAGGAGGCCCAGCGCCAGGCCCGCCGCATCCAGACTGCTGCGGAGATCGCCCGGATCGTCGTCAGCGTGCTGGATGTGGAGGAGCTGTTACAACAGGCGGTGGACCTCATCCGCCAGCGGTTCGATTACTACTACGTGGGAGCCTTCCTGGTGGATCCCAGCGGGGAGTGGGCCGTCCTGCGGGCGGGCACCGGGGAGGCCGGCCGGCGGATGGTCGCCCAGGGACACCGCCTGCGCGTCGGCGGGGAATCCATGATCGGCCAGGCCTGCGCCCGCCGGCAGCCGGTGATCGCCCAGGATGTGAGCGAGGCCGAGGCCCGTTATGTGAACCCCCTGCTCCCGGATACCCGGGCCGAGATGGCCCTGCCCCTGATCGTGGGCGATCGGGTGCTGGGCGCTCTGACGATCCAGGCCGACCGTCCCCATGCGTTCTCCCCGCAGGATCTCGCCGTGCTGGGCATTGTCGCCGACAGCCTGGCCGTGGCCCTTCAGAACGCCATGCTCTACGAGGAGCAAAAGCGCACGGCCGAGCGCCTGCGGGAGCTGGACCGCCTGAAGACCCAATTCATCGCCAACATGTCTCACGAGCTGCGCACCCCGCTGAACTCCATCATCGGCTTCAGCCGGGTGATCCTTAAGGGGATCGACGGGCCGCTGACGGAGGCCCAGCGCCAGGACCTCACCGCCATCTACAACGCCGGCCAGCATCTGCTGGGCCTGATCAACGACATCCTCGATCTCTCCAAGATCGAGGCCGGCCGGATGGAGCTCCAGTTCTCCGAAGTGGACATGCGGGAGATCATCCGCGGCGTGATGTCCACCGCCGTCGGCCTGACCCGCGACAAACCCATCGAGCTCCGCCAGGAGGTCCCCGAGGACCTCTCGCCGGTCTGGGCGGACGCGCAGCGAGCCCGACAGGTCCTGCTCAACCTGGTCTCCAATGCGGCCAAGTTCACCGACCAGGGCTTCATCGCGGTGCGCGCCTGGGCGGACGAATCCTTTGTGACGATCGCCGTGCAGGACACCGGGATCGGGATCCCCAGGGAGAAACAGGAGGAGATCTTCCAGGAGTTCACCCAGGTGGAGAGCGGGACCACCCGGCGTTACGGCGGGACCGGGCTGGGGCTGGCCATCGCCCGGCGTCTGGTGGAGCTGATGGGCGGGCGCATCTGGGTGGAGAGCGAGGTCGGGAAGGGCTCGACGTTCTTCTTCACGCTCCCCCGGGCCCGGCCACGGCTTGCGGGCGAACCCCGACCGGGCCGGCCGGTGATCCTCTGCATCGACGACGACCCCGGCGTGATCACCTTATATCGGCGGTATCTGGAGAAGCACGGCTTCGAAGTGGTCGGCCTGACGGATCCCCGAGAGGCCCTGGAGACGGCTCGCCGCCTCCGGCCGGATGCCATCACCCTCGACATCATGATGCCCCAGAAGGACGGATGGACGGTCCTTCAGGAACTCAAGGCCGATCCCCAAACCCGGGCGATCCCGGTGATCATCTGCTCCATCCTCGACGAGCGGGGCCAGGGGTTCAGCCTGGGGGCTGCGGAATATCTGGTCAAGCCCTTCACCGAAGAGGAGCTGCTGGAAGCCATCCAGCGGGTGGACGGTCGACCCCGCCCCCTGAAGGTCCTGGTGATCGATGACTCGGAGGGCGATCGCCAGCTGATCCGCCGGGTCCTGGAGAACGCAGGGGGCTATCACGTTCTGGAAGCGGCGAACGGCCCGGAAGGGGTGGCCCTGGCCCGACGGGAGCGGCCTGACCTGGTGATCCTGGACCTGATGATGCCGGAGATGGACGGGTTCGCCGTGGTGGAGGCGCTGCGGGAGGATCCGTCCACCCGTTCCCTCCCCATCCTGGTGCTCACGGCCAAAGCGCTGACCGAGGAGGACCGCCGACGGCTCAACGGGCGGATCGAGCGGCTGCTCCAGAAAGCGGGTGCGGACCCCGAGGCGCTCCTCGCGGAGATCCTGGAGGTCGTGCGCCGGGCCCGTCATCCATCGGGTGCCCCGGCGGAAAGCTAA